A region of the Myxococcus stipitatus DSM 14675 genome:
GGTGCCGTAGCCGGCCTCGTCCGGCGACAGCGAGCGGAGGTAGGCGCTGCGGCTGCCCTCGCAGGGCGAGGCGGTGTCCACGCCCGCCTCGTAGCGCTTGGGCGCGCTCTCGGTGACGTACCAGCCCACCGGCAGCTTCGGGGCGCCGCCAGGCGACTGCGCCGCGGCCACCGGGGCGGCCAGGGCGAGCAGCAGGGCGGCGAGTCTCTTCCGGAAGTCCATGGGGGGCGTCCTCACAGCGACACGGGCCCGCGGGCATTGAACGCGCCCTCGGGGAGGCCGGTATGGGCCTCGTAACGGGGAACCTCGGCGATGCCTCCGGGGTTCATGACCAGATACCCTCGCTCTGTTGCCTTCCGTGTGCAGTCGTCCTGCGTGGCCAGGTCGGGGCAGGCCACGACGTGGGTGGGTGCATCGTCCTGGTCCAGCTCCAGCGCCACGGAAGGCGCCGTCGCATCCAGGGGCTTCGTGGGAGCGCTCCCCCGCGGGTTCTTGCTGGGGAGCATCACCAGCGCGAGGGAGGCCGCGATGGCCGCGATGGCCGCGCTCGTCATCGTCTTGCGCCCGCTCCATGCGGCGGGACGCAGGACGCGCTCCCTCGGGGGGATGCTGCTGGCGACTTCGGCGAGCTGCTCCGACAGCATCGCCTCTTCCTGAAGCAGCACGGCGCAAGGCTCACACTCCAGGGTGTGGGCCTCCAATGCCGCCGCCTTCTCCGGGGCCAAGGCGCCCAGGATGTATTGCTCCGCGGAGTCGCGGGTCAGGTGGGGCTTAAGCATGGGTCTCCTCCTCGAGCGCGGTCCGCAGCTTCTTGCGCACCTCGCACAGGATCTGCCGCACGCGTTGGACGGACAGTCCGACCCGGGCGGCGACTTCGGCATGGGGTAGCTCCTGGCCATCACAGGCCAGGAGAAACACGCTCCGCGCGCTCGGCGACACCTGGGCGAGCGCGGCGTGGGCGCGGGACAACTGCTCTTCGGAA
Encoded here:
- a CDS encoding zf-HC2 domain-containing protein, whose product is MLKPHLTRDSAEQYILGALAPEKAAALEAHTLECEPCAVLLQEEAMLSEQLAEVASSIPPRERVLRPAAWSGRKTMTSAAIAAIAASLALVMLPSKNPRGSAPTKPLDATAPSVALELDQDDAPTHVVACPDLATQDDCTRKATERGYLVMNPGGIAEVPRYEAHTGLPEGAFNARGPVSL